A single region of the Neotabrizicola shimadae genome encodes:
- the fliK gene encoding flagellar hook-length control protein FliK gives MSDPGSPPPDPRASGPALVLSLRWVPDPVPPPPPTSLAQATQSQADHGLHHALCRPVLTASPTAPLAGKAGGTTELELDLAELGPVRMRIKDKRGRLALHVLADHPATLELLRRHADELTGSLREAGFADTTLSWGSAKAGKDAEPSASPASLADLSGAETRAAAQDRDLYILL, from the coding sequence ATGTCAGACCCCGGAAGTCCTCCGCCCGATCCGCGCGCCAGTGGGCCGGCCCTTGTCTTGAGCCTGCGGTGGGTTCCCGATCCGGTCCCGCCGCCGCCGCCGACTTCCCTTGCCCAGGCGACCCAAAGCCAGGCAGATCACGGTTTGCATCACGCGCTTTGCCGTCCCGTCTTGACGGCATCTCCGACCGCCCCCCTTGCGGGAAAGGCCGGCGGCACGACCGAGCTTGAACTGGATCTTGCCGAGCTTGGACCCGTCCGGATGCGGATCAAGGACAAGCGCGGGCGGCTGGCGCTGCATGTGCTTGCCGACCATCCGGCAACGCTCGAACTCTTGCGACGTCATGCAGACGAACTGACGGGGTCTCTCAGGGAGGCCGGCTTTGCCGACACGACACTCAGTTGGGGCTCGGCCAAGGCTGGCAAAGATGCCGAACCGTCGGCGTCGCCTGCAAGTCTCGCGGACCTGTCCGGCGCCGAAACACGTGCCGCCGCGCAGGACCGCGACCTATACATTCTGCTTTGA
- a CDS encoding enoyl-CoA hydratase, with protein sequence MAYETIIVEIEDYTALIRLNRPEAMNALNSQLMRELAEAMRLADANDQVRCIVVTGSEKAFAAGADVKEMASKTYSEVFFDNLFGPEAEAIASIRKPVVAAVSGYCLGGGCELAMMCDFIVAADTAKFGQPEINLGIVAGMGGTQRLTRAIGKSKAMDMNLTGRFMEAAEAERAGLVSRVVPAKSLIEEVKKIAARIAEKSSITAMMVKEAVNRSQETVLSEGLLFERRMFHSAFATEDQKEGMAAFLEKRQPQFRDR encoded by the coding sequence ATGGCCTACGAGACGATCATCGTCGAGATCGAGGATTACACCGCACTCATCCGGCTCAACCGGCCCGAGGCGATGAATGCTCTGAACTCGCAACTCATGCGGGAACTGGCCGAGGCGATGCGTCTTGCGGATGCAAACGATCAGGTACGGTGCATCGTGGTGACCGGCTCGGAAAAGGCGTTCGCTGCCGGAGCGGATGTCAAGGAAATGGCGTCCAAGACCTATTCCGAGGTGTTCTTCGACAACCTGTTCGGCCCCGAGGCCGAGGCCATCGCGTCGATCCGCAAGCCTGTTGTCGCGGCCGTTTCCGGCTATTGCCTGGGCGGTGGGTGCGAGCTGGCGATGATGTGCGATTTCATTGTTGCTGCCGACACGGCGAAGTTCGGGCAGCCCGAAATCAACCTGGGCATCGTCGCCGGCATGGGGGGCACGCAGCGCCTGACGCGGGCGATCGGCAAATCCAAAGCCATGGACATGAACCTGACGGGGCGCTTCATGGAGGCGGCAGAGGCCGAACGCGCGGGCCTTGTAAGCCGCGTGGTGCCGGCCAAGTCGCTGATCGAAGAGGTCAAGAAGATCGCGGCGCGTATCGCGGAGAAGTCCTCGATCACCGCGATGATGGTGAAGGAGGCGGTCAACCGTTCTCAGGAGACCGTCCTGTCGGAGGGCCTCTTGTTCGAGCGTCGGATGTTCCATTCGGCCTTCGCGACCGAGGACCAGAAGGAGGGCATGGCCGCCTTCCTTGAAAAGCGCCAGCCGCAGTTTCGCGACCGCTGA
- the ubiB gene encoding 2-polyprenylphenol 6-hydroxylase, whose translation MRGPHNIVRLVRTLATLERAGAIGVVLEAFSAPPRLRVLARVLGWPFAWLGLRGDPALPPLTRAITALGPAYIKFGQILSTRPDIVGDELAEQLRYLQDQLPPFPIAIAKGTIEAELGIRVDQAFSEFSEPVAAASIAQVHRARLADTGAEVAVKVLRPDIERAFRKDIDAFYFAARVIETLAPSSRRLRPMDVIAHFEGVVMGELDLRLESSAAAEFAANTEKDVGIQVPRPLWYLSGRRVMTLDWAEGLPLADNAALDAAGHDRQVLGARVLQLFLSHALRDGYFHADMHQGNLKVAANGDIIAYDFGIMGRIDEYTRRVYAEILMGFIRKDYRRVAEVHFEAGYVPADRDIDEFARALRAVGEPIFGMDASRISMSRLLAYLFEVTERFGMQTRTELILLQRTMVVVEGVARRLDPHINIWEVAKPIVEGYITKNVGPLATLRDLRETARVLARFGPRLPRMVEAILIAQATPKETAPKPAGRRVWPWVLAAAALAGGVAIGALL comes from the coding sequence GTGAGGGGCCCTCATAACATCGTCCGTCTGGTCCGCACCCTGGCAACGCTGGAGCGGGCAGGCGCCATAGGCGTGGTGCTGGAAGCATTCAGCGCGCCGCCAAGGCTGCGGGTCCTGGCGCGGGTGCTCGGCTGGCCCTTTGCCTGGCTTGGCCTGAGGGGAGACCCCGCGCTGCCGCCGCTGACCCGGGCGATCACGGCGCTTGGACCGGCCTACATCAAGTTCGGGCAGATCCTGTCGACTCGCCCCGATATCGTAGGCGACGAACTGGCCGAACAATTGCGCTATCTTCAGGATCAGCTGCCTCCCTTTCCCATCGCGATAGCGAAAGGGACCATCGAAGCCGAACTGGGCATTCGTGTCGACCAGGCCTTCAGCGAGTTTTCCGAACCGGTTGCAGCGGCCTCCATTGCGCAAGTGCATCGCGCAAGGCTGGCCGACACCGGGGCCGAAGTCGCGGTCAAGGTGCTGCGCCCCGATATCGAACGGGCCTTCCGCAAGGACATCGACGCCTTCTACTTCGCGGCTCGCGTCATCGAAACCCTCGCCCCGTCTTCGCGCCGGTTGCGGCCGATGGATGTGATCGCACATTTCGAGGGCGTCGTCATGGGCGAGCTGGATCTTCGGCTGGAAAGCTCGGCCGCGGCAGAATTCGCCGCGAACACAGAGAAGGACGTCGGAATCCAGGTGCCACGGCCGCTGTGGTATCTGTCCGGACGGCGGGTGATGACGCTGGACTGGGCAGAGGGTCTGCCTCTGGCCGACAACGCCGCGCTCGATGCGGCGGGGCATGACCGGCAGGTGCTGGGTGCGCGGGTGCTGCAGCTGTTCCTCAGCCATGCCCTGCGTGACGGCTACTTCCATGCCGACATGCACCAGGGCAACCTCAAGGTCGCGGCGAACGGCGACATCATCGCCTATGACTTCGGCATCATGGGCCGGATCGACGAATACACCCGCCGCGTCTATGCCGAGATCCTGATGGGCTTCATCCGCAAGGACTATCGCCGGGTGGCCGAAGTTCATTTCGAGGCGGGCTACGTGCCCGCCGACCGCGATATCGACGAGTTCGCGCGCGCCTTGCGGGCGGTGGGCGAACCGATCTTCGGCATGGATGCCAGCCGCATTTCCATGAGCCGTCTGCTGGCCTATCTGTTCGAGGTGACCGAGCGGTTCGGGATGCAGACACGCACCGAACTGATCCTGCTGCAACGGACGATGGTGGTGGTCGAAGGCGTGGCGCGTCGCCTCGACCCGCACATCAACATCTGGGAGGTCGCAAAACCCATCGTCGAAGGCTACATCACAAAGAACGTGGGGCCATTGGCCACGTTGCGCGACCTGCGGGAAACAGCCCGCGTATTGGCGCGGTTCGGCCCCCGCCTGCCTCGCATGGTCGAAGCGATCCTGATCGCGCAGGCCACACCGAAAGAGACCGCCCCCAAGCCCGCCGGGCGCCGGGTCTGGCCCTGGGTTCTGGCCGCAGCGGCCCTTGCTGGCGGCGTGGCGATCGGCGCCTTGCTCTGA
- a CDS encoding flagellar hook capping FlgD N-terminal domain-containing protein, with product MTTAISPVASGAPSAMTAAQSTSSDYQMFLKMMTAQIRNQDPLNPMDSTAYATQLATFTGVEQQVRANQLLEGLSTQFSVLGMAQLAGWVGQQARADVPVAFDGSTPITISPNPALGATDAVLVVRDEDGAVVSRETLPVSSAPYLWLGADIAGNPLPAGTYRLELESYGGETLLATSPVESYATIIEAQAGPNGIRLLLAGGESVDATSVTALRRV from the coding sequence ATGACAACGGCAATCTCTCCCGTGGCCAGTGGCGCACCATCCGCCATGACCGCAGCACAGTCCACAAGTTCGGACTATCAGATGTTTCTGAAGATGATGACGGCGCAGATTCGCAACCAGGACCCGCTGAATCCCATGGATTCCACGGCCTATGCCACCCAACTTGCCACCTTTACCGGGGTTGAGCAGCAGGTGCGCGCGAACCAGTTGCTGGAGGGCCTTTCCACCCAGTTCAGCGTTCTTGGCATGGCGCAGCTTGCCGGATGGGTGGGGCAACAGGCGCGGGCGGACGTGCCCGTCGCATTCGATGGCAGCACGCCGATCACCATTTCACCCAATCCGGCATTGGGCGCGACCGACGCCGTGCTTGTCGTCCGAGATGAGGATGGCGCGGTCGTTTCGCGCGAAACCCTTCCCGTCTCATCGGCGCCCTATCTGTGGCTGGGCGCGGACATCGCGGGCAACCCTCTGCCGGCTGGCACCTACCGACTGGAGCTTGAAAGCTATGGCGGCGAGACGCTCCTCGCGACCTCGCCGGTGGAATCCTATGCCACGATCATCGAGGCGCAGGCCGGTCCCAACGGAATAAGGCTGCTGCTTGCCGGAGGGGAGAGTGTTGACGCCACATCTGTCACAGCCCTGCGCCGTGTTTGA
- the ubiE gene encoding bifunctional demethylmenaquinone methyltransferase/2-methoxy-6-polyprenyl-1,4-benzoquinol methylase UbiE, with translation MTDTKNGTTHFGFQTVSEADKAGLVHGVFTRVANRYDIMNDLMSGGVHRLWKDAMMDWLAPRPGQRLLDVAGGTGDVAFRFLGRAPGSSAVVLDMTESMLVEGRKRAEADRMSDRLDWVVGDAMALPLPSASFDVYTISFGIRNVTRIADALKEAYRVLRPGGRLMVLEFSQIPNDLLQWLYDRYSFNVIPVMGQIVANDRDSYQYLVESIRKFPDQESFATMIRQAGFSQVKFRNLTMGVAALHSGWKI, from the coding sequence ATGACCGATACCAAGAACGGAACCACGCATTTCGGCTTTCAGACCGTGTCCGAGGCCGACAAGGCCGGCCTGGTCCATGGCGTCTTCACACGGGTGGCGAACCGCTACGACATCATGAACGACCTGATGTCGGGGGGCGTGCACCGGCTCTGGAAGGACGCGATGATGGACTGGCTCGCCCCGCGTCCAGGCCAGCGCCTGTTGGATGTTGCGGGCGGAACGGGGGATGTGGCCTTCCGTTTCCTGGGGCGGGCGCCGGGCTCCAGCGCCGTTGTTCTTGACATGACCGAGTCCATGCTGGTCGAAGGGCGCAAGCGCGCCGAGGCCGACCGCATGTCCGACCGGCTGGATTGGGTTGTCGGGGACGCGATGGCGTTGCCGCTGCCCTCGGCCAGTTTTGACGTCTACACCATCAGCTTCGGCATCAGGAACGTGACCCGTATCGCCGATGCGCTGAAGGAAGCCTACCGCGTCCTGCGACCGGGCGGACGGCTCATGGTGCTGGAGTTCAGCCAGATCCCGAATGACCTGCTGCAATGGCTGTACGACCGCTACAGCTTCAACGTCATTCCCGTCATGGGGCAGATCGTGGCGAACGATCGCGACAGCTATCAGTATCTGGTCGAATCGATCCGGAAGTTTCCGGATCAGGAAAGCTTTGCCACCATGATCCGGCAGGCGGGCTTTTCGCAGGTCAAGTTCCGCAACCTGACCATGGGCGTGGCGGCCCTGCATTCGGGGTGGAAGATCTAG
- the mutM gene encoding bifunctional DNA-formamidopyrimidine glycosylase/DNA-(apurinic or apyrimidinic site) lyase, producing the protein MPELPEVETVRRGLEPVMTGQIIRLAQVNRPDLRFTLPDRMAERLTGARVEQLRRRSKYILADLSTGETLLIHLGMSGRMLVSGVQLGAFHHDHPAPQKHDHVVFDMERGARVTFNDARRFGAMDLMPTAATDAHPLLASLGPEPLGNAFDEDYLFNRLKGRATPIKAALLDQRVVAGLGNIYVCEVLYRAGIDPRLLAGQIEEARLRQIVPLVREVLAEAIAAGGSSLRDYRQADGELGYFQHAFRVYDREGQPCSAPGCAGTIARVVQSGRSSYFCPGCQR; encoded by the coding sequence ATGCCCGAACTGCCCGAAGTCGAAACCGTGCGTCGGGGCCTGGAACCGGTGATGACCGGCCAGATCATCCGTCTGGCGCAGGTCAACCGTCCCGACCTGCGCTTTACCTTGCCGGACCGCATGGCGGAGCGGTTGACCGGCGCGCGCGTCGAACAGTTGCGCCGCCGGTCGAAGTACATCCTCGCCGACCTGTCCACGGGCGAGACGCTTCTCATTCACCTTGGCATGTCTGGTCGGATGCTTGTGTCCGGTGTTCAGCTTGGTGCCTTTCATCATGACCATCCCGCGCCTCAGAAACACGATCATGTCGTGTTCGACATGGAGAGGGGCGCCCGCGTGACGTTCAACGATGCACGCCGGTTCGGCGCGATGGATCTGATGCCAACCGCGGCCACAGACGCGCATCCCTTGCTGGCGAGCCTTGGCCCCGAGCCCCTGGGCAATGCGTTCGATGAGGACTACCTCTTCAACAGGCTCAAGGGCCGGGCCACCCCGATCAAGGCCGCATTGCTGGATCAGCGGGTCGTGGCAGGGCTCGGCAACATCTACGTTTGCGAAGTGCTCTACCGCGCCGGCATCGACCCCCGGCTCCTTGCCGGCCAGATCGAGGAAGCCCGGTTGCGGCAGATCGTGCCCCTGGTGCGTGAGGTACTGGCCGAAGCCATCGCGGCCGGAGGGTCATCGCTGCGCGATTACCGGCAGGCGGATGGCGAACTCGGCTATTTCCAGCACGCCTTTCGGGTCTACGACCGCGAAGGACAGCCCTGCTCAGCGCCGGGCTGTGCGGGCACCATCGCCCGTGTCGTGCAGTCGGGCCGGTCCAGCTACTTCTGCCCCGGGTGCCAGAGGTGA